The segment AAGAACAAGTGTCAGATTATTAAAAATGAATTCACAAGaagagtcaagtaaaatcatcaatcaaaaatcaaatcacaatcaaaaatagaaattgtagttgtggccaatgccagttctgcctgactggctcccgtgctggtggcacacaataagcaccattcatgcatgggtcattgccagtgccacctgactggctccccatgccagtggcacgtaaaaagtactatccGAACATACTCGATGCTAGCCACCCCCACTActtgccctgactggctcctgtgccagtagcacataaaaagcaccatccaaatgtgaccgatgccagtgccgcctgactggttcctatgccgatggcacgtaaaaagcacccactacactcttggagtggttggaattaggaagggcatccaactgtagaaaaattgccagatcagattggagcctagtgcggcctcctggtttgccagtccccagtcaaactgtccaacccatgccagcatggaaaatggacgtcaaatgatgatgatgatgatgatgatgataagtatcaAAGATATTCTCAAATTCAACATaatgttttaaaacaaactttaacTTAAAACTCtcttatccatccatctgtccctTATAATTGCTCCCTGTTCCTTGGACAGCCATGGGAATATAGTTCTCAGGCACCACCTCCAAAAAGTAACATCATTAGACTTTCTTGCGAGATTCCCAAGCATGACTAACTGAGAATATGGATGCTATCCAATCTTCTCATTCCCGGTCTACTCCTAGGTCTCTCCTGCCAgtttggcttggcttgaagaatcttttttgtgattCTTACTTGTAGCATTCTAATCATATCTTAAATTCACAAGAGTCAAAACAAGAACATACTGCTTTCAAGGTTCAGCTTAAAAATAGTTTAATGTTAACCAATAATCATCTGTGATCCATTTAAACTTTAATATATGAAAGTAATATGCAAAACGAAAATACTAGTTCTTTATTGTTGCAGAAAATATTGAGTGCTGCTATTGAAGTCACAACATAAAAGGggaatgcttttttttcttttctttttacttctaatGTTGGCAGAAAGTATGGGACCTCTACTAAATAAATCTTAACTTCAATCATGTATTTGTAGAAACAAATGAGCCAAAATTTCATGTCATTAGATCTAGATAAAGACTCCTCTatatagcgtaggagtggctgtgtggtaagtagcttgcttatgaatgacatggttccaggttcagtcccactgcgtggcaccttgggcaagtgtcttctacaatagcctcgggccgaccaaagccttgtgagtggatttgacagatggaaactgaaagaagcccatcatatatatgtatatatgtgtgtttgtgtgtctgtgtttgtcccctcaacattgcctgacaacctttgctggtgtttttatgtccccataacttagcggttcagcaaaagagactgatagaataagtactaggcttacaaagtataagtcttggggtcgatttgctcgactaaaggtggtgctccagcatggctacagtcaaatgaaacaagtaaaagagaaagagtatagttgatcaacctgctagaaataacaggccAAAACCTCATCAAATTAACCCCTGCTGTTTGGTAGAATAGTAAAACACATTGGATGGTGTGGTTCTAAACAAATTAACACTGAAAGGGACAGAGTAGTGATTGCTGGAATACTTTTGTTGATTTGATCATGGTTTTTTTGCTCATTAAGAATCTtgagagttaaacaacaacaaccgaacatcaaatatgtataatgtatggatTAAACTGGCTGAGACTTAACTCTATTCCTCCTAACCTTTATACTAATTCCACTACTTGAAGACATACACTTAAATAACATCATTCACATTACAGTTACCAAGCAATTCAGTTTTTAATACTATGGTATATTAAGAATCTATGTTTCAACAATGTTGGTATTCTAGCAACCTGGAAAATGTTATCCTTTATAGATAAACATTTACAACACTTGACTAGAAGTGAGATAAATTTTCACAATATCTACTGCTTCAAACCTATTAATATCTAAAGACAACCTATTTGTATATGAAGGACAACTAGTTCATTAGTGTCTATCAAACATTTCTAATATAAATGCAGCATatcaataatgaaaagaaaacaaacttggAAAGTATCTTATTCTTTACAAATGTCAAAAGTGACATCTTACATTAACCAATGTAAAATGTCATGCTTAAGATTTACTGTTTCTTCTAAGACATAAGAAAAAAACCACAAGTAGAAAAAATATGAGCTTGTCTTTTATTATCAGATTGTATTGAATAAATAGCTTTCACTTACTCAACTTGGAGACTCACTAATAAGCTTTAAGAACATGGCTTGTATCAGTAACTATTTAGTGATTGTATTTAAGCTGTATTGACAAGAAACACCATCCACTATCCCTATAACTATACATCTTCAAGCAAGCAAACACTGCAACATGTTTCCATGTCTGTATGGCCTGCCATATTTATCTTTCTCGCTACAGTCAATGTAACAGAAAGTAGGCAGCTCCTTTATTTCATAGTTGAATGGTTGGTATTTGAAAGGGCATCTAAGTTTGAACATGCACTACTTCTATGTTTACCTTCCTGTAACTCTGGCATTTCTTCaccattttttctccttttccaccTGAAAAAACCATTTATCTTCTTTACTGCAAGATAACTGTTTCTGTCGCTTCTATCTTAGtttaacctctcaacacctggcacaaagctacctccctcaatactactcgtCTCAATCAGTTGAGGTGGTCTTCTTTTGTGACTTATAAGGTGacctcactgatgctggtgccacataaaaggcatccagtaCATTCCGTaaggtggctggcattaggaagggcatcaagctgtagaaaccatgccaaaccagtcAATGGAGCTTGGTGCAAACCTCTGGCTGATTACCTCCTGTCAAGCTGTTCAATCCATGCCAATgcagaaaacagaaattaaatgattatgatgatgatgatcatcatcatcatcatcatcatcatgacgacaacaataacgatgacaacgatgacagtgatgatgaggaggaggttgaggatgatgaagaaaaagatgGCATGATCACaaatggaacacctttgatctgAGAAGTCTGTTTAGACCTGGATCTAAACAACATGTTGGCCTGGGTATGGAGGACCTGAGTGTATGATGGCCCAAGCTATGTTACAAGGTTGCTTGGTCCATCATAGATTCAGGTCCTCCATACTAAGGCTTGGGTCAACTCAGGGCTATAGGAaaagatatttgctcaaggtgctacacagcatgactgaacctgaaaccacatggttgggaagtgaacttctttatCCAAGAGTCACTactgtaattattatttaaaaagtaaaaccaaaaaataattaCACACAGTTGTAATGTAGTTCAAGTTGTTACCCctcaaagtaaaatgaaaaatgctCAAAGCCAGAATCCTCAAATATGAGGATAACTTATGATTGAATATATGATAActctatataactgtatatatgatACTGAATATATGATAActctatataactgtatatatgatATTGAATATATGATAActctatataactgtatatatgatATTGAATATATGATAActctatataactgtatatatgatATTGAATATATGATAActctatataactgtatatatgatATTGAATATATAACTCTATATAACTGTATTTATGATAGTGAATATATAACTCTATATAACTGTATCTGTATATAGAGAAGCCTTGCTTCTCATTCAATGTACTGGATGTTCAACAACAACTTTTGTGTACCCAGCATTTACATTATGTTCATAATAATCTTGTGTTGTTATCTGCTCCTTTACCACATAATGAGCAAGGCCACTCCTCAATCTCAAATGAAAATTGCAAATTAAAGGAGATAAAATATGATTCAGTAATGTACAACTATTCACATTTGTTTTGCACTAAGGTGTTTAACACTAAAGTATTCAACAACTGTTGTGTCGGAGAGTAATACTCAACATGTCTtttaacaaaaacatttataATGGTGTAGGGTTAAGTGACAAGATTTGtgtaaaaacaggaaaaaaaacataAGTCAATTTGATATACTcagtgaatatattcttttctactctaggcacaaggcctgaaattttgtgggaggaggctagttgattagatcaatcccagtacgcaactggtacttaatttatcgaccccgaaaggatgaaaggcaaagtcgacctcgacagaatttgaactcagaatgtaaagacagacgaaataccactaagcatttcacctgacatgctaacatttcttatttctttactgcccacaaggggctatgctaacatttctgccagctcgccaccttacagagTGAATACACTGGCTTGACACTCAATGAAACTTTTAGATGGAaaaataatgccaaccactccaacagtgtagtgaatgctttttacatgccaccagtacaggggccagagggggctggcatcaaccacgtttggatggtgctttttatgtgccaccagcaaaggAGCCAGAGGGGGCTAGGGAACCAGAGGGGGCTGGGAGCCAGAGGGAGCTTATATAAATCCATGAGATGCAACAGATAATGCAAAAGATATTACTTTCATTTCTATAGAAATTCTTACATGTCCCCCCACCCCATCACTGTCTACAAAGGCTAGAATTTACTGCCACAGAATTCCAATTGACCAACCTTTAAGAAAATTTGGTAGGTTATATCTTGCAGAGCTAAAACGTgctcttaacaaatatattccaaGTGCAACATATACATTTATCCATTATTTAATGGGTAAATGttgaaggtgcatggctaagtggttacagcatcgagcttacaattgtgaggttgtgagtttgattcccggaccaggctgcatagtgttcttgagcaagacactttatttcatgttgccccagctgtagaaaggagttgcaacgtccctggtgccaagctatatcggccactttcccttggataacatcggtgatatGGAGAGGAGGAGGCTCGTATGCATGGGCtattgctggccttccataaacagtcttgcctggacttgtgctttggagggtaaCTTCCCAcatacaatcccatggtcattcatgactaaaggggGTCACCCACCTTTTTAatgggtaaatatatatgtactttagtTGAAAAAAGTTTAAGGACTTTGGTGAAAACAAAGGGTAGCTATTttgaattatcttttatcttttctcttttacttgttttggtcattagattgtggccatgctggagtaccaccttgaagaatttctttagtcaaatgaattgacaccagtattaatttatttttaaagcctggtacttattctatcagtctttttgccaaaccgctaagctacagggatgtatacacaccaacaccagttgtgaagttatggtggggacaaacacagacacatacacacactactttTTCTACCTAGAATGTATGGAAAGAAAGAATGTGATAGGAAGAGTAATAGACAAAACTAGAACATAACCATATATCAATCATGCCAGATGAAACAGGGGTAGATTTTTTTGTGACTGGATGTGATTAATATATCAGTTGTGTTatacaggaaagaaagaaacaacagtAGTAACATGTAAAGCGAAAACAAAAATGATTCCTTTTGCCAGCAACATGAAGCCATTATATGATCAAGGAATTACATGTTTTAAGCtacagaagtaaaataataaatcaatccAAATTGAAATCTTACCTTCATGAAATCCATTCCACATTCAGGGCAAATATGAGGTCGTGTACCAGAATGAGTAATCATATGATCCTTTAATTGACTTGGATATCGGAATATTTTTGTGCATATTTTACAAGTTAAGTCGTCCCGGTGCTCATGCTTCACCTGATGTTGTCGGAGAAGTCGCTGACTAGAAAAGTCCTCTCCACAGTCGTGACATTTGTCCCGACCAAGATCATGTTTCTCTTTGTGCACTCGTAGCTCACTTGGGTAAGCAAAGCCACGATTACATTTATCACACAAGTGAGGTTTACTGTCCAAGTGCACAGCTTGATGCCGTTTCAGATGAGAAATCTGTGTGAAACCTTTCTTACATATTTGACATACATGAGGTTTAATGTTCTCATGGGTCAGCATATGTGTATTTAGATGGCTCAACTGCTTGAAATACTTATGACAGATCATACATAAGTGGGGTTTAATACCCTGATGGTCAAGAATATGGGTCACCAAGTTATGTTTTGTAGTGTAGGATTTTGGACAATGACAGCACTGCCATCGCTTTTGCTCACCATGGAGAACACACTGAGAATCATCGATGCGGATCTCTACTTCTGTCCGATCTAATTCTTCTTTGATGTCCTTAGTTTCAATGTTTTCCACTGATAGTGGAGCAGGAGTGGCTGGAGGTGCTGGGGAGCCAAGATTGCTAAGGTTGGGTAGAACAGACGGAGGTTTAAGCGTGTACAAATTGGACTCTTGGTTATCCTCAAGGGATAAGTCCCCACCATCATCTCTTTTGTCCTCACCACTATCTACATCGCTGCCTTCAGACTCAGCAATATCACTGCAGTCAGAATGTTTCCGCTTCACTGAAGCAGACGTTGTCTCTCCTGACCATTGAGACACGGATGGCAGACCTCCAGACGCAAGGTTGCTATTTGTTGTATTAGTTTTAGCTTGGGCTGCCAGTGGCACCTTGCGATTATTCCGGATTGAAACAGTCACAAAGGTGGCGCTGTCAACAACTGTGGTTGTGACGACTGCTTTTGCCGCAGACTCCATGAAATTCATTGCCTGTTTCTGACGAGGGCTTTTACGGGCATTAGCTGATGCTTCAAGGGGGAGTGTTGGGGTAATTTGGGGACAAGGGGAGAGAAGGGGTTGCTGCACAGTAACAACTGTACTAGCAACTTGAGGCTGTGGTTGACCAGGAGATGGTTGAATCTGTTGATGAATCTGCTGTGGTACTATATGAGATTGTGGCTgcggctgctgttgctgctgttgctgttgttgttgctgctgttgcagttGCTGAGATGCTTGCTGCACTTGCTGCGTAAACTGTGCTAAATtatcttgttgctgttgtatttgtgtttgtgcatctgcaAATATTAACATGTTTAATTGCAACTGAGGCTGGGGCTGGGCTAccacctgttgttgttgttgttgttgttgttgttgttgttgtggctgctgctgttgctgctgttggccAGAGGCTTGCAGTTGTTGAAAATCAGTCTGTTGGGGCTGTAATTGTCGGAATTGTGCCCCTTGAAATTGTTCTGGTGTAAATGACTGAAACTGCTGAAGTGTTTGTTGTGTTGGTTGTTGTATCGAAACCTGCTGAGGTTGTTGCACAGTTTGAATTTGTTGTACAGATTGCTGCAgagttaattgttgttgttgttgttgttgttgttgttgttgttgctgttgctgttgctgctgttgttgttgttgttgttgttgttgttgttgttgttgctgttgttgttgttgttgctgttgttgttgttgttgttgttgctgaagtAAAAGCTGAAAATCTGCAGGCTGGCTCTGAGTATCATCCACTCTCTTGTCTGCTGGCTCTTGCTTCACCTTCTCACTGTCACATGACACAAACTCAAGATGTTCCTTACTCAAAAGATCAAAAGAAATAGGCATTGCATGAGATTTCATCAAAATACCATCAACAGTTGGCTGCCGGTCAAACGTTAGCGGAAGATCAGCAATTGCAGATTCCATTTCCGGAGGGGCGTCGTGATATGGAAAGTTATCCATACAAGTCGCTTTTCCTTCCAATGCACCCATTACAAAAAACTGAACTCCTTTAGACTTCTCATTACTGTTAGTTTGGTTAGCCATCACAGGTGCTTGGCCAGTGGCATCCACATAAAGTGGAGCAGCATCTGGCTTTGCTACCATGGTCAGCTGAGATGGAGCAACAATGACAATTTCTTTTTTGGCTGCACTATTTTTAACTGAGTTTCTTGTGCAAGGTTTTGAAACCTGGTCAGATATAGCAATCTTCTGAGTTTGTTTGCATGTCTTTTCTATCATTTTATTGAGGTTACCAGCAGATATTTGATGAACAGCATTTGAAGACAGCGTAGACTGCTGTTGTAAAGACGGCTGAGAGAATTTACATTTTAACTTAGAAATACTTTGCTCACAGATTTCACCTAGCTTATCAGCTTTCAAGACTTTGTTCTTGTTAGAATTATCTGGATGTTCCATAGTTATCTTACCATGAGATATTTTAGATACCTTTGTAAGACAGTCTTCATTGGTAACATTTGAGCTCATCTGACCACCCATGcaaacagacaaagagacaacAGAAGAAGAGGATCTAGATTTAGTGTTATTTGGATAAGGGGATGAAATTGATATCGGAGACTGAGCAGGGCTTGTTGATAAAGAAGGTGAACATGACAGCTGAGAGACCGACCCATCTGTGACAGTCCCCTGTGAAGTGATCACCTTTGATGTTCCAGCAGGAAGATGCTGAATCACAGTTTGATGgtgtagctgctgctgttgctgctgctgctgctgtgtatTACGGCCAGCATAGTAGTTTGTAAAATTAGGTGAAACAGACTGGAAGCTGTCAACTTGTGATGGTGTGCTGGAAACAGGAATGTTGGTAGTTGTCAGCATGGTGGCATTGGTGTTATTGGTCTGGACAGGTAATGATGTAGAGGATGTTGATGTTAGCTGTTCAATTGAAGATTGAGCAACATTGGGGAACTGGCACTGTAAACCTATCATAGGGTTTGTGGAAGCTGCTGAGGCAACAATTGTGCTAAAGCTTGGTAAACGCTCAATCTTCTCAATGAAGGATCCTGGGGCACAGGTATTTAGAGATGTTGAAGGAAGAAAGTGGATTGGATCACTCAGACTGGTGATATTTGGTAGCCCTGTTGTTATATATGACTGTTTCCCAGATGTAACAATTTGGTTAACATCTGAAGTTGTAAAATTGGCAGCAGAACCTACATTGATACCATTAGCATAAGTTCCTGGTAAACGAGACAGCTCAAACCCATTACTGGCACGACTATTAGTTCTTGTAGCAGAAGACTGGCCTTGAGAATTAAAAATCTGTTCAGTGGGTACTGTTGCCTGACGCATTGTTGTGTATGTCTGCGTCGACTGCAGCATATTGGGTTGAGGGTTGCTCGGCATACTAGCAGAGGGCTGGATTGCTATTGTTAATGTATTAATGGGGCAAAAAATTTGCTGGGAACTTGTATTCTCCATTCCTCCAACCAAAGTGCCAAGAcatctgaaaaaaagaaaaagaaaacaataataattaaaaaatatcattataagAGTGAAAACTGGAGAAGTACAGTAtttcaatattaattaatatacagaTCTTTATGGTTCCAAATAGTGAATAATTTACCATATTTGAAGGTATATAAGAAGAACTTTTTTCCCCAAAAGATGTCTCAAGACAACCATCCTGGGTCCTATATACAGAGTTGGACCTCCCCTAAGCTAATTTTGTCCCTGGCACTAACTCCCAGAGGCTAACTTTAATCCAGACAGTTTCGTCTACCTTATCTGACTCcataataataacatttactaaaacaattattattacttgtaCTGTAATGATTTGTAATGCACTGCTAGattgctttaaatattacatgctttaatgcacaAAAAAACTTCATTTCCTCAATATGTGCTGCTGAAACTAGGGTGCATCTAATACATCCATGCaccttttatgccatcaaatgtgGTATTACATGGGTATGTGCATGGGCTATGTATAAGTGCAGCTGTGTTGctaatatatatgcgtaaatatgtgtgtgtttgtcactcgCACTTTCACAAAACACTAACTATTCACTTGGCCACACTAACACTTACTTTCCAAGAACATGTCATAAATTATTATGCTCCACACAATAATCCTTCTCCAAGATACTGATTTGGGACCAACATCAGTTTTAAAGGGTTTAAAGGATGTGAAATACTTTACCTGAAAATAATATTACAGAATCTATTCAAAGCAATATTCTAGAATCTACCCAACATCACATACAAGGCATATAAAACATtacacatattacatgtataagtgtgtgcttgtgtctgtatgcatgcatgcaggcatgctcagacacacacacacataatgtacgtgcatacacacacacacacatacatacaataatatatgtaacccatactgcatggcaccttggacaagtgtcttctactatagccttgggccaaccaaagccttgtgagtggatttggcagatggaaactgaaagaagcccgtcgtatataaatgtgggtgtgtgtgtgtgtgtgcatgtgcgcttgtgtgtctgtgtctgtcccccaccctaccatcacttgacaattgatgctggtgcatttatgtccccatatcttagcagttcagcaaaagagactgatagaataaatactaggcttacaaaggataagtcctggggtcgatttgctcgactaaaggtggtgctccagcatggccacagtcaaatgactgaaacaagtaaaagaatgtatatatgtatgtctatacactaattttgttttgcagcatttcaaaGAGCAGCCTCCAACTTCTAATGTATACATTAAAGTGGGGGAGGGAGTGCTGATACATTGTGCTGAACAAAGGAAGGTGAAGTGTTCAATACGTGTTGTAAACAATatgattttctgtttttattgcaACTGAAACTGAAGCAGTGAAACAAAATCCTCAGTTTcatcagcatgaccacagccttaaggttgaaacatataaaagaatatatacacatatatttatacagaagaGACATGTAGAAGGGAAAGGAAGAAATATGTGGTTTATAAGGTATTTAGCTCTTCATTACTTAAAGTTTTGTGAGCAGAGAACACATCAATATACTCAGACCTATGGAGTCAAAGTAGAAGgaattttaaccattttgttactgtatttattttgagatgctctgtgtttctttcaattactttaaatataacaaagaatttagtaaaataacttagttatcattatgctagtgttaggaacataaattgtaactaaggtttgggggaagattttaattcagaacttatggaaacaagacatttgtactacagagccataaatggtttcaactgggttggtaacgaaagggttaaaggaatttTAAAACAAGTTCTCATTGAGAATATTTAGGCCTCCCTTGATCAGTTCAGGTCTTGCAGATACTTCAGCTAGCTTGTGACAGCAATTCTTTCACTATCTGCTCCATGTGGTCGGCCTCAATTAGTCAGCATTCTGGGGGAATGATATTTGAGTGGATGCATTTACTAGGTGGAGAGATGACAGATTTAGAGGTGTTGGGTTACATATTAGTTTGTCTGTCAAGTATAACCATGTGGTACATAAATAGGCTTTTGATAGTAGGCCACAGTGATAACATAATGAATGGGAGATAATTGCATGGTAGGTAACAGGGATAATATATCTTGCAATGGTGTGTGTGTCATCTAGAGCTAGGATGGTATTTCTGGACTATCGGCAGAGACAGTACAAAATTCACTGACAGGGTACATATTCCAGTGACAACAATAGGATAGATCAGTTTTCCTATTGATGGATACTGCAGGGTGTTTGAGTATATGTAATTTCTCACAGCATCTGTGTTGGCAATTATAATCTCTGAGTAAGGAGGGACTCTGTCAAGGTTGTTCCACATAAAATTGAGGAAGTTGGTTTTCTTTTCACTCTTCAGTTTCCAGATGAAGCAATATAGGAAGGTGAAGTTTCCCCAGTCCTTACATctgaaaacatgcatacatagtgtAAACCTTGCCTTGAAATCAATAGCTGTTATGCCCATGTT is part of the Octopus sinensis linkage group LG8, ASM634580v1, whole genome shotgun sequence genome and harbors:
- the LOC115215226 gene encoding uncharacterized protein LOC115215226 isoform X2; the protein is MENTSSQQIFCPINTLTIAIQPSASMPSNPQPNMLQSTQTYTTMRQATVPTEQIFNSQGQSSATRTNSRASNGFELSRLPGTYANGINVGSAANFTTSDVNQIVTSGKQSYITTGLPNITSLSDPIHFLPSTSLNTCAPGSFIEKIERLPSFSTIVASAASTNPMIGLQCQFPNVAQSSIEQLTSTSSTSLPVQTNNTNATMLTTTNIPVSSTPSQVDSFQSVSPNFTNYYAGRNTQQQQQQQQQLHHQTVIQHLPAGTSKVITSQGTVTDGSVSQLSCSPSLSTSPAQSPISISSPYPNNTKSRSSSSVVSLSVCMGGQMSSNVTNEDCLTKVSKISHGKITMEHPDNSNKNKVLKADKLGEICEQSISKLKCKFSQPSLQQQSTLSSNAVHQISAGNLNKMIEKTCKQTQKIAISDQVSKPCTRNSVKNSAAKKEIVIVAPSQLTMVAKPDAAPLYVDATGQAPVMANQTNSNEKSKGVQFFVMGALEGKATCMDNFPYHDAPPEMESAIADLPLTFDRQPTVDGILMKSHAMPISFDLLSKEHLEFVSCDSEKVKQEPADKRVDDTQSQPADFQLLLQQQQQQQQQQQQQQQQQQQQQQQQQQQQQQQQQQQLTLQQSVQQIQTVQQPQQVSIQQPTQQTLQQFQSFTPEQFQGAQFRQLQPQQTDFQQLQASGQQQQQQQPQQQQQQQQQQQQVVAQPQPQLQLNMLIFADAQTQIQQQQDNLAQFTQQVQQASQQLQQQQQQQQQQQQQPQPQSHIVPQQIHQQIQPSPGQPQPQVASTVVTVQQPLLSPCPQITPTLPLEASANARKSPRQKQAMNFMESAAKAVVTTTVVDSATFVTVSIRNNRKVPLAAQAKTNTTNSNLASGGLPSVSQWSGETTSASVKRKHSDCSDIAESEGSDVDSGEDKRDDGGDLSLEDNQESNLYTLKPPSVLPNLSNLGSPAPPATPAPLSVENIETKDIKEELDRTEVEIRIDDSQCVLHGEQKRWQCCHCPKSYTTKHNLVTHILDHQGIKPHLCMICHKYFKQLSHLNTHMLTHENIKPHVCQICKKGFTQISHLKRHQAVHLDSKPHLCDKCNRGFAYPSELRVHKEKHDLGRDKCHDCGEDFSSQRLLRQHQVKHEHRDDLTCKICTKIFRYPSQLKDHMITHSGTRPHICPECGMDFMKEHHLKAHQFTHTGLQPFICPICRRAFNQKANMQRHLLIHNAERAFRCFTCSKTFTQPQTLKAHMVVHADSKPYRCNLCSKEFGRLHNLQGHMHMHNNSKPFVCFCGSSFTLKGNLNRHKKVKHGLNETTESMEEDAVNFLTERCRDSEGDKDSSVEKLGDKDGTSGGRKQRKNTKSSQKKRTKTASKSRAQKSVCAITKNCGVVDNSDVAGNELKDDVSTVALVTVDDLVPTVASISTANCSSSNSSNSNNNCSNIITDNNSNGNITCGVNIVSNSNINSSSSSSSSSSNNSNNCADSKSFQEEERARREAEEEEEADDEEEEEDEDIVADEDVDGDDEAEDEVEDTAAEVEVAREQQLIGVAEEVDNDEEEEEEEEEEEELEENDDDEEGGRTGQPATRGASLRENTQMVSETKECKANSIVTKYFRNNSDRRLEGSSSSSSRRHDDLRSKVSLMQDTYMFTSTDSDSDSSSNSSNNTGFSESEKDDGAKDDQTDADWLPSRSKRRRRCTNRGTSASAAQKKFKEG
- the LOC115215226 gene encoding uncharacterized protein LOC115215226 isoform X1 translates to MENTSSQQIFCPINTLTIAIQPSASMPSNPQPNMLQSTQTYTTMRQATVPTEQIFNSQGQSSATRTNSRASNGFELSRLPGTYANGINVGSAANFTTSDVNQIVTSGKQSYITTGLPNITSLSDPIHFLPSTSLNTCAPGSFIEKIERLPSFSTIVASAASTNPMIGLQCQFPNVAQSSIEQLTSTSSTSLPVQTNNTNATMLTTTNIPVSSTPSQVDSFQSVSPNFTNYYAGRNTQQQQQQQQQLHHQTVIQHLPAGTSKVITSQGTVTDGSVSQLSCSPSLSTSPAQSPISISSPYPNNTKSRSSSSVVSLSVCMGGQMSSNVTNEDCLTKVSKISHGKITMEHPDNSNKNKVLKADKLGEICEQSISKLKCKFSQPSLQQQSTLSSNAVHQISAGNLNKMIEKTCKQTQKIAISDQVSKPCTRNSVKNSAAKKEIVIVAPSQLTMVAKPDAAPLYVDATGQAPVMANQTNSNEKSKGVQFFVMGALEGKATCMDNFPYHDAPPEMESAIADLPLTFDRQPTVDGILMKSHAMPISFDLLSKEHLEFVSCDSEKVKQEPADKRVDDTQSQPADFQLLLQQQQQQQQQQQQQQQQQQQQQQQQQQQQQQQQQQQQQQQQQQQQQLTLQQSVQQIQTVQQPQQVSIQQPTQQTLQQFQSFTPEQFQGAQFRQLQPQQTDFQQLQASGQQQQQQQPQQQQQQQQQQQQVVAQPQPQLQLNMLIFADAQTQIQQQQDNLAQFTQQVQQASQQLQQQQQQQQQQQQQPQPQSHIVPQQIHQQIQPSPGQPQPQVASTVVTVQQPLLSPCPQITPTLPLEASANARKSPRQKQAMNFMESAAKAVVTTTVVDSATFVTVSIRNNRKVPLAAQAKTNTTNSNLASGGLPSVSQWSGETTSASVKRKHSDCSDIAESEGSDVDSGEDKRDDGGDLSLEDNQESNLYTLKPPSVLPNLSNLGSPAPPATPAPLSVENIETKDIKEELDRTEVEIRIDDSQCVLHGEQKRWQCCHCPKSYTTKHNLVTHILDHQGIKPHLCMICHKYFKQLSHLNTHMLTHENIKPHVCQICKKGFTQISHLKRHQAVHLDSKPHLCDKCNRGFAYPSELRVHKEKHDLGRDKCHDCGEDFSSQRLLRQHQVKHEHRDDLTCKICTKIFRYPSQLKDHMITHSGTRPHICPECGMDFMKEHHLKAHQFTHTGLQPFICPICRRAFNQKANMQRHLLIHNAERAFRCFTCSKTFTQPQTLKAHMVVHADSKPYRCNLCSKEFGRLHNLQGHMHMHNNSKPFVCFCGSSFTLKGNLNRHKKVKHGLNETTESMEEDAVNFLTERCRDSEGDKDSSVEKLGDKDGTSGGRKQRKNTKSSQKKRTKTASKSRAQKSVCAITKNCGVVDNSDVAGNELKDDVSTVALVTVDDLVPTVASISTANCSSSNSSNSNNNCSNIITDNNSNGNITCGVNIVSNSNINSSSSSSSSSSNNSNNCADSKSFQEEERARREAEEEEEADDEEEEEDEDIVADEDVDGDDEAEDEVEDTAAEVEVAREQQLIGVAEEVDNDEEEEEEEEEEEELEENDDDEEGGRTGQPATRGASLRENTQMVSETKECKANSIVTKYFRNNSDRRLEGSSSSSSRRHDDLRSKVSLMQDTYMFTSTDSDSDSSSNSSNNTGFSESEKDDGAKDDQTDADWLPSRSKRRRRCTNRGTSASAAQKKFKEG